The Legionella spiritensis DNA segment TTGAACATGAATTATTTTACTTTTATACAAACCAACACACTTTTTTAACTGCCCGGATTTTTACTGGCTTTTTTCTCATGGTTAAATTGAAATGTAGACAGAAAAATAAGGTGGCCGTAAGGAGGCCTGCGGCCGTATTGCGGGTTTCATGGTTCAATATTATCTCATGAGAACAGGCGAGCGCCTAAGTGAACGATTTCCCGCATTTCAGCTTCGCCTTCATGGCGGGCTACAGGAAACACTGTCATAAATCATCTGCAATCTTGACTACCTGTATTGATTAAATCGAGACAACATCATTTCTTGTGCCTGCCTAAGTTGTCCATCCATTCGTTCCATAATATCTTCCACATAACCTCCCTGGACCAAAGGAGCACCTTGTCCTGCCCAGAACGCAGCCATTTCGTTATGATTTTGGCTAGCGAATGCTGTGCGAATTTCACTGGTTAGATAATGTTGTAATGGATACGGCAAAGAGGGTCTTTTTTCAAGTTCATCAATCCAGTCATTATCCAGGGCTCGCGCAAATTTACCGGAAATATGTCTAGTTAGCCTTGTCCCTTTATCTCGACTATTTAAAATTGCTTTTTTATACATATCACTTGCGCAGCTCTCTTGAGCAGGTATAAAAGCCGTACCTAATTGTACCGCGCCTGCACCCAATGATATGGCTGCTAACACACCTCGGCCGTCACTGATGCCTCCCGCAGCTATCACTGGCAAATCTGACACGGCATCAACTATTTGGGGGACTAATGCCATGGTGCCTAACGGATTTGATTTGTGATGAAGAAAAGTCCCCTGGTGGCCACCAGCTTCATAGCCTTGGGCAATAATTGCATCGCATCCAACTTGTTTAAGATGAAACGCTTCTGCTACATGGGTAGCTGTTCCCATCACAACGATGTTATGCCGTTTTAACTCCTTAATTTGGCCGGATGTTAAACTCCCGAAAGTAAAGCTGACGGCTGATACCCGCTCTTTAATCAAAAGACTAATCCAGCTATCAATATCTTCATCCTGTCGGATAATATCATGGATAGTCATTGGCTTCAGGCTCAACTTGAGACGAATTTCATTTAAATAATCAATCATTGAAGATGCTTGTTTATGATCAAAGTCGGGAATCGGTTCAGGTATAAATAAATTGACGGCAAAGGGTTTGCTGGTAAGCTTTTTTACTTTCCTGATATTTTTCTCTGCCTGCTTACGTGTTAAATAGCCCGTTGGCAGCGAGCCTAGCCCACCGCAGTTAGAGACAGCCGCACAAAGTTCAGGGGTTCCGACTCCTGCCATGGGTGCTAAAATAATGGGGCGCTTTAAATTGAAAAGTTTTCCAGGCATCATCAGTTCCCATGATTGAGTTTCATTATGTCTTTGAATGAGGCGAATAGCGGGCTCTATTTAACGAATTCAAAGAGATAATGGCGCCAATTAGCCACATTTGCAGCTGTGAAAATTTTGGTTCACAGAGCCTGGAGGCTGTCGTCATGAGATTATTTGGCTGTAAATTGAGGCTGAATAATCTCATGACGACAGCCTCTAGAGGAAAGGTACGAGCGATTAAATTTTTTTAATTAACGTAACACCAGTTTCGAGAAGGAATCGGCGCTTTATTATTTTAAATACCGGCATTTTGCCCGGTTTGCCGGGCTGCTCGGTCATTAAAGGGTGTTACACCACTTCCACTTCTTCAGCCTGCGGGCCTTTAGCACCCTGGGTCGCTTTAAACAGGACCGGCGTGCCTTCCTGTAAGGTTTTAAAGCCCTGGCTGAGAATAGCGCTAAAATGAACAAAGTAATCGCGACCTTCAGCCTCAATGAAGCCAAAGCCTTTATCGTCTTTAAACCACTTGACGGTTCCCCGGATTTTTTCTGACATGATGTTTCGTTCCCTGTTAATAATCGCATAGTGTAGCTGATTTTAAAAAAAGCGAAAACCATATAAAGACATTGAAGGTAGTGCCTGAAGGAAGTGTGCCTGGGTTTTGGTGGCTGGACCTTTTTTATTAGTGTCAAGACTGTTTTTTTATTTCTTTTCTGATAATCTTACAGGGCATAAAGCATAATCCTCTCCAATCCACAATCTGTGGATATTTTTTTTAAACACCCCGTGTTTTTTTCAATGATTCTATTTGTTTCAGTGCGACAATCCAGAGCTGGCCTGGTCTGCAAGGTTGTTTTCTGAATCAGGGGTAAAAATCGGTTATCCACAAATTCTGTGGATAACCTTGTGTATACGCTGTCAAACCCGTTGATTTGTCTAGGAGTTTCAGGAGTGTTCACGAGTCGTTCAGGGTGACTCCCGGTTTCAAGTGTTTGAACGGGCAAATGGATTGTCAGGTTATTTACATACCGCGCTCCCTAGGTTCTGTGAACCAATTTTTTCCGCTCGAAAACAAGACAACTATAGTTGCGCAACAACTAATAATGTCTTGTAGCCCGTCATGAAGGCGAAGCCGTAATGCGGGAAAACGTTCATAAGTGGCACATCAAACCCGCAATACGGCCGCAGGCCTCCTTACGGGCTACGACCTTTTCGCAAAAAAATGGTGTCAATTGGCCGCATTTGCAGCTGTGAAATTTTTTGTTCACAGAATCTAGGATATACATGAGACAAAATCTCGTCGCAAAGTTCGATGGGTAGTTTTGATAAATTGGAGTCTTCATTCTTCAGGACACCACTAAAAAACGTTATTCTCCATTAAATTATCGCTGTGTGGTAAAAAGAAAAACAAGGAATAGGCAGTGGACCAAACATTTGATATTAACCCATCTGTTTTTGTCCCGT contains these protein-coding regions:
- a CDS encoding NAD(P)H-dependent flavin oxidoreductase; this translates as MMPGKLFNLKRPIILAPMAGVGTPELCAAVSNCGGLGSLPTGYLTRKQAEKNIRKVKKLTSKPFAVNLFIPEPIPDFDHKQASSMIDYLNEIRLKLSLKPMTIHDIIRQDEDIDSWISLLIKERVSAVSFTFGSLTSGQIKELKRHNIVVMGTATHVAEAFHLKQVGCDAIIAQGYEAGGHQGTFLHHKSNPLGTMALVPQIVDAVSDLPVIAAGGISDGRGVLAAISLGAGAVQLGTAFIPAQESCASDMYKKAILNSRDKGTRLTRHISGKFARALDNDWIDELEKRPSLPYPLQHYLTSEIRTAFASQNHNEMAAFWAGQGAPLVQGGYVEDIMERMDGQLRQAQEMMLSRFNQYR
- a CDS encoding cold-shock protein, with protein sequence MSEKIRGTVKWFKDDKGFGFIEAEGRDYFVHFSAILSQGFKTLQEGTPVLFKATQGAKGPQAEEVEVV